One window of the Streptomyces sp. TS71-3 genome contains the following:
- a CDS encoding BTAD domain-containing putative transcriptional regulator: MQIQLLGPLEIRTDGSGPADVQGARLRGLLAALALHPGHVVPKASLVDWIWGEHPPADAANALQRLVSRLRKALPDGVIEGRTDGYLLAVEPEAVDAVRFERLVAAGRAPAQEASRRVRLLRDALGLWRGAAMQDVGLQDSGAFDAAVVRLEGLRLDAAEERFDAEVALGRGAEMVAELTDLVAAHPVRERLVAALMRALAAAGRDSEALLVYQRAREALADAFGADPSPELAAVHVALLRGELGRDPRPGEASRKTNLRAELTTFVGRGADVAAVRALISEHRLTTVIGPGGSGKTRLAAETARALLGDLPDGAWLVELAAIGTDGGVAQVAQAALVGLGLRDALLGGAPDAELTGRLVAAIREREALLVLDNCEHIIESAAVFAHRLLGECRRLRILATSREPLGITGEALWPVEPLALPEGDAGRDEIESSPAVRLLRDRAGAVRRDLADDAQALATIVRVCRALDGMPLAIELAAARLRTMSVDQLAHRLDDRFRLLTGGSRTALPRHQTLRAVVDWSWELLTGAERTVLRRLSVFAGGASLEAAERVCADDGDERVCAGPADDTAGQEAAGQEAVEQEAVEQDQVLDLLTALAEKSLLLAEGEGEDAPRYRMLGTIREYAGHRLAEAGEADRARRAHLAYFTGFAEAAEPHLRRAEQLRWLARLAAEHDNIGAAMRGALAAGDARGAMRLAAGAAWYWWLGGRRTEGVELLIAATRTPGEASDEVRATVYALISMFVDTGPGDGRQAAEWIGKAYRLDWRTRPRYHPALAFVPALERIFQEPDAVLSAFETLLDDEDPWVRALARLHLGKMRIMAGQGGRDADAYLEGALAEFRALGERFGISFALTELADRIAVRGEFARACEHYEEAIAVVTEVGAVEDVIRMRSRQAQLYWLLGDKDAGAAAMAEAQRHADRVPWPGALAWLALARAGLARGNGDAGEARRQLALVTAVMGDGADGATMRAGTHDLLGYLTDDLGEARAHRAAACEAASGSGHAPLIAQVLVGVADLALRRGEHEQAARLLAASARVRGLQDRSHPDVARIEQAARHRLGDARFAEAAREGAGTDWPRLVEVALASAP, translated from the coding sequence GTGCAGATCCAGTTGCTGGGCCCCTTGGAGATTCGCACCGACGGCAGTGGCCCGGCCGACGTGCAGGGCGCCCGGCTGCGCGGGCTCCTGGCCGCCCTCGCGCTCCATCCTGGGCACGTCGTCCCGAAGGCGTCGCTCGTCGACTGGATCTGGGGAGAACACCCGCCCGCCGACGCGGCGAACGCGCTCCAGCGCCTCGTCTCCCGGCTGCGGAAGGCGCTGCCGGACGGGGTGATCGAGGGGCGGACGGACGGCTACCTGCTGGCGGTGGAGCCCGAGGCCGTAGACGCCGTGCGGTTCGAACGCCTCGTGGCCGCGGGCCGGGCGCCCGCGCAGGAGGCTTCCCGGCGGGTGCGGCTGCTGCGCGATGCCCTCGGGCTGTGGCGGGGTGCGGCCATGCAGGACGTCGGGCTCCAGGACAGCGGTGCGTTCGACGCCGCGGTCGTCCGGCTGGAGGGGTTGCGCCTGGATGCCGCCGAGGAGCGGTTCGACGCTGAAGTCGCGCTCGGGCGCGGCGCGGAGATGGTCGCCGAGCTGACCGACCTCGTGGCCGCGCACCCGGTGCGGGAACGGCTCGTCGCCGCGCTGATGCGCGCGCTGGCCGCGGCCGGCCGCGACAGCGAGGCGCTGCTGGTGTACCAGCGCGCTAGGGAGGCCCTGGCCGACGCGTTCGGTGCCGACCCCTCGCCGGAGCTGGCCGCGGTGCACGTCGCGCTGCTGCGGGGCGAGCTGGGGCGGGACCCGCGGCCGGGAGAAGCGAGCCGCAAGACCAACCTGCGCGCCGAGCTGACCACGTTCGTCGGCAGGGGCGCCGATGTCGCCGCGGTCCGCGCGCTCATATCCGAGCACCGGCTCACCACCGTGATCGGGCCGGGCGGCTCGGGCAAGACGAGGCTGGCCGCGGAGACCGCGCGTGCGCTGCTCGGCGACCTGCCGGACGGGGCCTGGCTGGTGGAGCTGGCCGCGATCGGCACCGACGGCGGCGTGGCGCAGGTGGCGCAGGCGGCCCTCGTCGGTCTCGGCCTGCGGGACGCGCTGCTCGGCGGGGCGCCGGACGCGGAGCTGACGGGCCGTCTCGTCGCCGCGATCCGCGAGCGTGAGGCGCTGCTGGTCCTGGACAACTGCGAGCACATCATCGAGTCGGCGGCCGTGTTCGCCCACCGGCTGCTCGGCGAGTGCCGGCGGCTGCGGATCCTGGCGACGAGCCGGGAACCGCTCGGCATCACCGGCGAGGCGCTGTGGCCGGTCGAGCCGCTGGCCCTGCCGGAGGGGGACGCGGGCCGGGACGAGATCGAGTCCTCGCCGGCCGTCCGGCTGCTGCGTGACCGGGCCGGGGCAGTGCGCCGGGACCTCGCGGACGACGCCCAGGCGCTGGCGACGATCGTCCGCGTCTGCCGCGCGCTGGACGGGATGCCGCTGGCGATCGAGCTGGCCGCGGCACGGCTGCGCACCATGTCCGTCGACCAGCTCGCGCACCGGCTCGACGACCGGTTCCGCCTGCTGACCGGCGGCAGCCGCACCGCGCTGCCGCGGCACCAGACGCTGCGCGCGGTGGTCGACTGGAGCTGGGAGCTGCTCACCGGCGCCGAGCGGACGGTCCTGCGCAGGCTCTCGGTCTTCGCGGGCGGGGCGAGCCTGGAAGCGGCGGAACGGGTCTGCGCGGATGACGGTGACGAACGGGTCTGCGCGGGCCCCGCGGACGACACCGCCGGGCAGGAGGCCGCCGGGCAGGAGGCCGTCGAGCAGGAGGCCGTCGAGCAGGACCAGGTGCTCGACCTCCTCACCGCACTGGCCGAGAAGTCGCTGCTGCTCGCCGAGGGCGAGGGCGAGGACGCCCCGCGCTACCGCATGCTCGGCACGATCAGGGAGTACGCCGGGCACCGGCTCGCGGAGGCGGGCGAGGCGGACCGGGCCCGCCGCGCGCACCTGGCCTACTTCACCGGGTTCGCCGAGGCCGCTGAGCCGCACCTGCGCCGCGCCGAGCAGCTGCGGTGGCTCGCCCGGCTCGCGGCCGAACACGACAACATCGGCGCCGCTATGCGCGGCGCGCTCGCGGCCGGCGATGCGCGCGGGGCGATGCGGCTGGCGGCGGGCGCGGCCTGGTACTGGTGGCTCGGCGGGCGCAGGACCGAGGGCGTCGAGCTGCTGATCGCGGCCACCAGGACACCCGGCGAGGCGAGCGACGAGGTACGGGCCACGGTGTACGCCCTCATCTCGATGTTCGTGGACACCGGCCCGGGCGACGGGCGGCAGGCCGCGGAGTGGATCGGCAAGGCGTACCGGCTCGACTGGCGGACCAGGCCCCGCTACCACCCGGCGCTGGCCTTCGTCCCCGCGCTGGAACGCATATTTCAGGAGCCGGACGCGGTCCTGTCGGCGTTCGAGACGCTGCTGGACGACGAGGACCCCTGGGTGCGCGCGCTGGCCCGGCTGCACCTGGGCAAGATGCGGATCATGGCCGGTCAGGGCGGGCGGGACGCGGACGCGTACCTGGAGGGGGCGCTCGCGGAGTTCCGGGCGCTCGGGGAGCGGTTCGGGATCTCGTTCGCGCTGACCGAGCTGGCCGACCGGATCGCCGTGCGCGGCGAGTTCGCCCGTGCCTGCGAGCACTACGAGGAGGCGATCGCGGTCGTCACCGAGGTCGGCGCCGTCGAGGACGTCATCCGCATGCGGTCGCGGCAGGCGCAGCTGTACTGGCTGCTGGGCGACAAGGACGCCGGGGCCGCTGCCATGGCCGAGGCCCAGCGCCACGCGGACCGGGTCCCCTGGCCCGGCGCGCTGGCCTGGCTTGCCCTCGCCAGGGCGGGACTGGCCCGGGGGAACGGCGACGCCGGGGAGGCCCGCAGGCAACTCGCCCTCGTGACCGCCGTGATGGGCGACGGGGCGGACGGGGCGACCATGCGCGCGGGCACGCACGACCTGCTCGGCTACCTCACCGACGACCTCGGCGAGGCCCGGGCGCACCGCGCAGCGGCCTGCGAGGCGGCGTCCGGGTCAGGACACGCACCGTTGATCGCGCAGGTGCTCGTCGGCGTCGCGGACCTGGCTCTGCGCCGCGGCGAGCACGAGCAGGCCGCGCGGCTGCTCGCGGCGAGCGCGCGGGTACGCGGCCTTCAGGACCGCTCCCACCCGGACGTGGCCCGGATAGAGCAGGCCGCGCGCCACCGCCTCGGCGACGCGCGGTTCGCGGAGGCGGCCCGGGAGGGGGCGGGGACCGACTGGCCCCGGCTGGTCGAGGTCGCGCTCGCGTCGGCTCCGTGA
- a CDS encoding metallophosphoesterase translates to MVIVGILAGLVALAVVVALYWYVWRRLVRDATAKGSVVRRAGSAVFVVGPLLMVGALVSEQAGAPFWLQRVLGWPGFLWMALSLYMLLTVVAGEVVRPLLRRLLERRAGAVAASASVPVGAPAGEEGATGATGATGATVPSAPDAPTAPSAPSAPTAPSAPTAPSAPSAPSAPSAPEAPAAAEAPPAGPPAPGTAGTATPGPSRRLLVARLVSGAAAAAAVGIVGEGTYGVLRGPRVKRLTVPLAKLPRAAHGFRIAVVSDIHLGPILGRDFTQRVVDTINATQPDLIAVVGDLVDGSVHDLGPAAAPMAGLRARHGAYFVTGNHEYFSGAAQWVEHVRTLGMHPLENARTELPGFDLAGVNDVQGESQGQGPDFGRALGDRDTSRASVLLAHQPIVIHDAVRYGVDLQLSGHTHGGQLWPGNYLAALANPTVAGLERYGDTQLYVTRGAGAWGPPVRVGAPSDITVVELASRQA, encoded by the coding sequence GTGGTCATCGTCGGGATTCTGGCCGGGCTTGTCGCTCTCGCCGTCGTCGTCGCGCTCTACTGGTACGTCTGGCGGCGGCTGGTGCGGGACGCCACGGCGAAGGGTTCGGTGGTGCGCCGGGCCGGTTCCGCCGTGTTCGTCGTGGGGCCGCTGCTGATGGTCGGGGCCCTCGTCAGCGAGCAGGCCGGCGCGCCCTTCTGGCTGCAGCGGGTACTGGGCTGGCCCGGGTTCCTGTGGATGGCGCTCTCGCTGTACATGCTGCTCACGGTGGTCGCCGGGGAGGTCGTACGGCCGCTGCTGCGGCGCCTGCTGGAACGGCGCGCCGGGGCGGTCGCGGCCTCGGCGAGCGTGCCGGTGGGGGCGCCGGCGGGGGAGGAGGGGGCCACGGGGGCCACGGGGGCCACGGGGGCCACCGTGCCCTCGGCACCCGATGCGCCCACGGCACCCTCCGCACCCTCCGCACCCACGGCACCCTCCGCACCCACGGCACCCTCCGCACCCTCGGCACCCTCGGCACCCTCCGCACCCGAAGCACCGGCAGCGGCGGAAGCACCGCCCGCCGGTCCGCCCGCCCCCGGTACGGCCGGTACCGCGACCCCCGGCCCGTCGCGCCGCCTCCTCGTCGCCCGGCTGGTCTCAGGCGCGGCGGCGGCCGCCGCCGTCGGCATCGTCGGCGAGGGCACCTACGGCGTGCTGCGCGGGCCGCGCGTCAAACGGCTCACCGTGCCGCTCGCGAAACTGCCGCGGGCCGCGCACGGGTTCCGTATCGCCGTCGTCAGCGACATCCACCTCGGGCCGATCCTGGGGCGCGACTTCACGCAGCGCGTCGTCGACACGATCAACGCCACCCAGCCCGACCTGATCGCCGTCGTCGGCGACCTCGTGGACGGCAGCGTGCACGACCTGGGCCCGGCCGCGGCGCCGATGGCCGGGCTGCGGGCCCGGCACGGCGCGTACTTCGTGACGGGCAACCACGAGTACTTCTCGGGCGCCGCGCAGTGGGTCGAGCACGTCCGGACACTCGGCATGCACCCGTTGGAGAACGCCCGCACCGAACTCCCCGGCTTCGACCTCGCCGGGGTCAACGACGTGCAGGGCGAGAGCCAGGGGCAGGGCCCCGACTTCGGCAGGGCGCTCGGCGACCGGGACACCTCGCGCGCCTCCGTCCTGCTGGCCCACCAGCCCATCGTGATCCACGACGCCGTCCGGTACGGCGTCGACCTCCAGCTCTCCGGCCACACCCACGGCGGCCAGCTCTGGCCCGGCAACTACCTCGCCGCCCTCGCCAACCCCACGGTCGCGGGCCTTGAGCGGTACGGCGACACGCAGCTCTACGTCACCCGGGGCGCGGGCGCGTGGGGGCCTCCGGTGCGGGTCGGGGCACCCTCGGACATCACGGTGGTGGAGCTGGCGTCGCGCCAGGCGTGA
- a CDS encoding MFS transporter yields MPSSATPPDAPEGPEPPGAPDPGGTPQGQPRRAALAAWIGSALEYYDFFIYGSAAALVFPKVFFDDSDPANATLLSMATFGVAYAARPVGALFLGHFGDRIGRKKVMVFTLLLMGLSTFLIGCLPTRAQAGDAAPVLLVICRVLGGISAAGEQASATSMTLEHAPEHRRAYFTSFTLSGTQAGQLLATLVFLPVAALGDDALLSWGWRVPFLCSVVVAVVGYVIRRTLQEPPAFTRQASAEGVDRLPLVSLLRGHWPDVLRVVAGALVASVSTIFTVWSLAFATGDSVGMDRTFMLWVGALANLVALAAIPLWATLSDRVGRRPVFLAGAAGSAVLMFLFLWAIASGSYPLTALLGILAFGVVYSAANGLWPAFYGEMFPTRVRLSGVALGTQIGFALSGFAVTFAARIAGPEEDWAAVGLFTAALCVPPVLAALTARETHRVPTDELGLRVRGATGKVAAGSGSPVR; encoded by the coding sequence GTGCCCTCCTCCGCCACGCCACCCGACGCCCCCGAAGGCCCCGAGCCCCCCGGAGCCCCCGATCCCGGCGGCACCCCGCAGGGGCAGCCGCGCAGAGCCGCGCTCGCCGCCTGGATCGGCAGCGCCCTGGAGTACTACGACTTCTTCATCTACGGCAGCGCCGCCGCGCTGGTCTTCCCGAAGGTGTTCTTCGACGACTCCGACCCGGCGAACGCGACGCTGCTGTCGATGGCCACCTTCGGTGTCGCGTACGCGGCCCGGCCCGTCGGGGCGCTGTTCCTCGGGCACTTCGGGGACCGCATCGGGCGCAAGAAGGTGATGGTCTTCACGCTGCTCCTGATGGGCCTCTCGACGTTCCTCATCGGCTGCCTGCCCACCCGCGCGCAGGCCGGCGACGCCGCCCCGGTCCTGCTGGTGATCTGCCGCGTCCTCGGCGGCATATCGGCGGCGGGCGAGCAGGCCAGCGCGACGTCCATGACGCTCGAACACGCCCCGGAGCACCGCCGCGCCTACTTCACCAGCTTCACGCTGAGCGGCACCCAGGCCGGGCAGCTCCTGGCCACCCTGGTCTTCCTGCCGGTCGCCGCGCTCGGCGACGACGCCCTGCTGTCCTGGGGGTGGCGGGTGCCGTTCCTGTGCAGCGTCGTCGTCGCGGTCGTCGGCTACGTGATCCGGCGCACCCTCCAGGAGCCGCCGGCCTTCACCCGGCAGGCGTCGGCCGAGGGCGTCGACCGCCTGCCGCTGGTCTCGCTGCTGCGCGGGCACTGGCCTGACGTGCTGCGGGTCGTCGCGGGCGCGCTCGTCGCGTCGGTCAGCACCATCTTCACCGTCTGGTCGCTCGCGTTCGCGACCGGCGACTCGGTCGGCATGGACCGCACGTTCATGCTGTGGGTCGGCGCGCTCGCCAACCTCGTCGCACTCGCCGCGATCCCGCTGTGGGCGACGCTGTCCGACCGCGTCGGGCGCCGCCCCGTCTTCCTCGCGGGCGCGGCCGGCAGCGCGGTCCTCATGTTCCTGTTCCTCTGGGCGATCGCCTCCGGCTCCTACCCGCTGACGGCGCTGCTGGGCATCCTGGCGTTCGGTGTGGTCTACAGCGCCGCGAACGGCCTGTGGCCCGCGTTCTACGGGGAGATGTTCCCGACCCGGGTACGGCTGTCCGGGGTGGCCCTCGGCACCCAGATCGGCTTCGCGCTCTCCGGTTTCGCCGTGACCTTCGCGGCCCGGATCGCGGGGCCCGAGGAGGACTGGGCGGCGGTCGGCCTGTTCACGGCGGCCCTGTGCGTACCCCCGGTCCTCGCCGCGCTGACGGCACGGGAGACCCACCGGGTGCCCACCGACGAACTCGGGCTGCGGGTCCGCGGCGCCACCGGGAAGGTCGCGGCCGGGTCGGGATCACCGGTGCGGTGA
- a CDS encoding TetR/AcrR family transcriptional regulator produces MPPHAKPAAGPPQAAGHPQPAARTRDAARTQAEILDVATAEFARAGFTGARVDEIAARTRTTKRMIYYYFGSKEQLFTAVLERAYAVIRGAEQDLDVAHLDPVSAIRRLAELTFDHHEAHPDFIRLVSIENIHDAEHIAASEKLSRLNWPAIDVIGRILESGRASGAFTADVDAVNLHAMISSFCFFRVANRPTFAALFGRDLLAAGERERYRTMLGDMVVGYLTGGAGRR; encoded by the coding sequence ATGCCCCCTCACGCCAAGCCGGCCGCAGGCCCCCCGCAGGCCGCAGGCCACCCGCAGCCCGCCGCCCGCACGCGGGACGCGGCCCGCACCCAGGCCGAGATCCTGGACGTGGCCACCGCCGAGTTCGCGCGGGCCGGCTTCACAGGCGCCAGGGTGGACGAGATCGCCGCCCGCACCCGCACCACGAAACGGATGATCTACTACTACTTCGGCAGCAAGGAGCAGCTGTTCACGGCCGTCCTGGAGCGCGCGTACGCGGTGATCCGCGGCGCCGAGCAGGACCTGGACGTCGCCCACCTCGACCCGGTGTCCGCGATACGCCGTCTCGCGGAGCTGACGTTCGACCACCACGAGGCGCACCCGGACTTCATCCGGCTGGTCAGCATCGAGAACATCCACGACGCCGAGCACATCGCCGCCTCCGAGAAGCTCAGCCGCCTCAACTGGCCCGCCATCGACGTCATCGGGCGGATCCTGGAGAGCGGTCGGGCCAGCGGCGCCTTCACGGCGGACGTGGACGCGGTGAACCTGCACGCGATGATCAGCTCGTTCTGCTTCTTCCGGGTGGCCAACCGGCCCACGTTCGCCGCGCTGTTCGGCCGAGACCTGCTGGCCGCAGGGGAGCGCGAGCGGTACCGCACCATGCTGGGCGACATGGTCGTGGGCTACCTGACCGGCGGAGCGGGGCGCCGGTAG
- a CDS encoding shikimate dehydrogenase, with product MARSQHSYLVGLVGAAIGPSLSPALHEREADRHGLRYLYRLLDIGRLGVPPAGAGRLVRAARDAGYDGLNVTHPCKQHVLDDLDELSPQAAVLGAVNAIVFTPDGRAVGHNTDVTGFAAAFAEGLGAPLDRVVQLGAGGAGAAVGHALLGLGARHLTVVDALPDRARDLAAALNAHAGLDFADSRPQDDLGAALAGADGLVHATPTGMAAHPGLPLPAGLLHPGLWVADIVYRPLDTELLAAARARGCRVLDGGGMAVHQAADSFRLFTGREPDTPRMLADFADLAGAPAHRPPTPTSDTRDTGRSASECAPPSPPSA from the coding sequence GTGGCGCGGTCCCAGCACTCCTACCTGGTCGGCCTCGTCGGGGCCGCCATCGGCCCCTCCCTCAGTCCCGCGCTGCACGAGCGCGAGGCGGACCGGCACGGTCTGCGGTACCTGTACCGGCTGCTCGACATCGGCCGGCTCGGCGTTCCGCCGGCCGGCGCGGGGCGGCTGGTCCGGGCCGCCCGGGACGCGGGGTACGACGGCCTGAACGTCACCCACCCGTGCAAGCAGCACGTCCTCGACGACCTGGACGAGCTCTCCCCGCAGGCGGCGGTCCTGGGCGCCGTCAACGCCATCGTCTTCACGCCCGACGGTCGCGCCGTGGGGCACAACACCGACGTCACCGGCTTCGCGGCCGCCTTCGCCGAGGGCCTGGGCGCCCCGCTCGACCGTGTCGTCCAGCTCGGTGCGGGCGGTGCCGGGGCGGCCGTCGGCCACGCCCTGCTCGGGCTCGGCGCCCGGCACCTCACCGTCGTCGACGCGCTCCCCGACCGGGCCCGCGACCTCGCCGCGGCGCTGAACGCGCACGCCGGACTCGACTTTGCCGACAGCCGCCCGCAGGACGACCTCGGTGCGGCGCTGGCCGGCGCCGACGGGCTGGTGCACGCCACGCCCACCGGCATGGCCGCCCACCCCGGCCTGCCGCTGCCCGCCGGCCTGCTGCACCCCGGCCTCTGGGTCGCCGACATCGTCTACCGCCCGCTCGACACCGAGCTGCTGGCGGCAGCCCGCGCCCGGGGCTGCCGCGTCCTGGACGGCGGCGGCATGGCCGTGCACCAGGCCGCGGACTCCTTCCGGCTGTTCACCGGCCGGGAACCCGACACCCCGCGGATGCTCGCCGACTTCGCCGACCTGGCCGGCGCCCCCGCGCACCGCCCCCCGACCCCCACGTCCGACACCCGGGACACCGGAAGGAGTGCGTCCGAGTGCGCACCGCCATCGCCACCGTCAGCCTGA
- a CDS encoding sugar phosphate isomerase/epimerase and 4-hydroxyphenylpyruvate domain-containing protein, which translates to MRTAIATVSLSGSLTEKLTAASRAGFDGVEIFENDLLASPLTPEEIRARCADLGLSVDLYQPMRDVEAVPAEDFARNLRRARHKFRTMRRLGADTVLVCSSVARRAVDDDALAAEHLHRLAGLAADHGIRVAYEALAWGRHVNTWDHAWRIVESADHPALGVCLDSFHILARGGGIEATKATNGTAATKTTNDTVATNGTKAPEPIGAIEAIPGEKIFFLQLADAPLMAMDVLQWSRHYRCFPGQGGFDLPALLGHVLAAGYRGPLSLEVFNDVFRQADPGPTAIDARRSLLALQEAVGAVALPAPVPPTGVAFAELTTPDATLPAAQLTALGFARTGVHRTKPVSLWERGGARILLNTGPATRRGGTRLAAVGLESPDPVSAARRAEALLAPLLPRRRDPADTPLDAVAAPDGTELFFCATARPGLPDWWADFAPADVAAGDATDGDGAAHGAVDGTAPGTTDGGAGPTQGAVRGVRGIDHLALTQPWHQFDEAALFHRCVLGLSPQESVDVADPHGLLRSRAVSTASGGVRIALSIGPGPAGPAEQGSRAQHVALATDDIVATARAFRAAGGRLLAIPANYHDDLAARFDLPEPVLGTYRELGILYDQDEDGHAFRHCYTQAVGHFFFELVQRDPGHRGYGAGNAPVRLAAQHAAAGAGLSGPA; encoded by the coding sequence GTGCGCACCGCCATCGCCACCGTCAGCCTGAGCGGCTCCCTGACCGAGAAGCTCACCGCCGCGTCCCGGGCCGGGTTCGACGGCGTCGAGATCTTCGAGAACGACCTGCTGGCGAGCCCGCTCACCCCCGAGGAGATCCGTGCCCGCTGCGCCGACCTCGGCCTGAGCGTCGACCTCTACCAGCCGATGCGCGACGTCGAGGCGGTTCCCGCCGAGGACTTCGCGCGCAACCTGCGCCGCGCCCGGCACAAGTTCCGGACCATGCGGCGGCTCGGCGCGGACACCGTGCTCGTCTGCTCCAGCGTGGCGCGCCGGGCCGTGGACGACGACGCGCTCGCCGCCGAGCACCTGCACCGGCTGGCGGGCCTCGCCGCCGACCACGGCATCAGGGTCGCCTACGAGGCGCTGGCCTGGGGCCGGCACGTCAACACGTGGGACCACGCCTGGCGCATCGTCGAGAGCGCGGACCACCCCGCGCTCGGGGTCTGCCTCGACAGCTTCCACATCCTCGCCCGCGGGGGCGGGATCGAGGCCACGAAGGCCACCAACGGCACCGCGGCCACCAAGACCACCAACGACACCGTGGCCACCAACGGCACCAAGGCGCCCGAGCCCATCGGGGCCATCGAGGCGATTCCCGGCGAGAAGATCTTCTTCCTCCAGCTCGCCGACGCGCCCCTGATGGCCATGGACGTCCTCCAGTGGAGCCGCCACTACCGCTGCTTCCCCGGCCAGGGCGGTTTCGACCTGCCCGCGCTGCTCGGCCACGTCCTCGCCGCCGGCTACCGGGGGCCGCTGTCGCTGGAGGTCTTCAACGACGTGTTCCGGCAGGCCGACCCCGGCCCCACGGCGATCGACGCGCGCCGCTCCCTGCTGGCGCTCCAGGAGGCGGTGGGCGCCGTCGCCCTGCCGGCCCCCGTGCCGCCCACCGGCGTGGCGTTCGCCGAACTCACCACCCCCGACGCCACGCTCCCCGCCGCCCAGCTCACCGCCCTCGGCTTCGCCCGCACGGGCGTGCACCGCACCAAACCGGTCTCCCTGTGGGAGCGCGGCGGCGCCCGGATCCTGCTGAACACCGGCCCGGCCACGCGGCGCGGCGGGACCCGGCTCGCCGCCGTCGGCCTGGAATCGCCCGACCCGGTCTCCGCGGCGCGGCGCGCGGAAGCGCTGCTGGCGCCCCTGCTGCCCCGGCGCCGGGACCCGGCCGACACCCCCCTCGACGCGGTCGCCGCCCCCGACGGCACCGAACTCTTCTTCTGCGCCACCGCCCGCCCCGGCCTGCCCGACTGGTGGGCCGACTTCGCCCCTGCGGACGTCGCGGCGGGTGACGCCACGGACGGCGACGGTGCGGCGCATGGCGCGGTGGACGGGACGGCGCCCGGCACAACGGACGGCGGGGCGGGTCCCACCCAGGGCGCCGTCCGGGGCGTCCGGGGCATCGACCACCTCGCCCTGACCCAGCCCTGGCACCAGTTCGACGAGGCCGCCCTCTTCCACCGCTGCGTGCTCGGGCTCAGCCCGCAGGAGAGCGTCGACGTGGCCGACCCCCACGGCCTGCTCCGCAGCCGGGCCGTCAGCACGGCGTCCGGCGGCGTCCGGATCGCGCTCAGCATCGGCCCCGGCCCGGCCGGCCCCGCCGAACAGGGGTCCCGCGCCCAGCACGTGGCCCTGGCCACCGACGACATCGTCGCCACGGCCCGTGCCTTCCGCGCGGCGGGCGGGCGGCTCCTCGCGATCCCCGCCAACTACCACGACGACCTCGCCGCCCGCTTCGACCTGCCGGAACCCGTCCTCGGCACGTACCGCGAGCTGGGCATCCTCTACGACCAGGACGAGGATGGCCACGCCTTCCGGCACTGCTACACCCAGGCCGTGGGCCACTTCTTCTTCGAACTGGTGCAACGCGACCCGGGCCACCGCGGCTACGGCGCCGGCAACGCCCCCGTACGCCTGGCCGCCCAGCACGCGGCAGCCGGTGCCGGCCTGAGCGGTCCGGCGTGA
- a CDS encoding succinate dehydrogenase iron-sulfur subunit: protein MATAAPAAESSPEPPAGHPLTVTFRIRRFNPEVAADPYWQDFPVPMDSKERVLDGLHRIKGEQDGTLTFRRSCAHGICGSDAMRINGRNRLACKALIKDLAPERPVTVEAIKGMTVLKDLVVDMEPFFQAYRDMAPFLVAGGNEPTRERLQSPEQRARYDDTTKCILCAACTSACPVFWNDGQYFGPQAIVGAHRFIFDSRDEAGEQRLDILNDNHGVWRCRTVFNCTEACPRGIEVTKAIQEVKRALIGRRL from the coding sequence ATGGCCACCGCCGCGCCCGCCGCCGAGTCCTCGCCCGAGCCCCCGGCCGGGCACCCGCTGACGGTCACGTTCCGGATCCGCCGCTTCAACCCCGAGGTGGCGGCGGATCCGTACTGGCAGGACTTCCCGGTCCCGATGGACTCGAAGGAACGGGTGCTGGACGGCCTGCACCGCATCAAGGGCGAGCAGGACGGCACGCTCACCTTCCGGCGGTCCTGCGCGCACGGCATCTGCGGTTCGGACGCCATGCGGATCAACGGGCGCAACCGGCTCGCGTGCAAGGCCCTGATCAAGGACCTCGCCCCGGAGCGTCCGGTCACCGTGGAGGCCATCAAGGGGATGACGGTCCTCAAGGACCTGGTGGTCGACATGGAGCCGTTCTTCCAGGCGTACCGGGACATGGCCCCGTTCCTGGTCGCCGGCGGCAACGAGCCCACCCGCGAGCGCCTCCAGTCCCCCGAGCAGCGGGCCCGCTACGACGACACCACCAAGTGCATCCTGTGCGCGGCCTGCACCTCGGCCTGCCCGGTCTTCTGGAACGACGGGCAGTACTTCGGCCCGCAGGCCATCGTCGGCGCGCACCGCTTCATCTTCGACTCCCGCGACGAGGCGGGCGAGCAGCGCCTGGACATCCTCAATGACAACCACGGCGTCTGGCGCTGCCGCACCGTCTTCAACTGCACGGAGGCGTGCCCGCGGGGGATCGAGGTGACGAAGGCGATCCAGGAGGTGAAGCGGGCGCTGATCGGGCGGCGGCTCTAG